Genomic window (Branchiostoma lanceolatum isolate klBraLanc5 chromosome 13, klBraLanc5.hap2, whole genome shotgun sequence):
aaagtaCACAAAGTATCCACGTCAATGATGCTACGGAGGGAGGGGGCGATCCTGATATCATGGGATTTTATATTCTTTAGAATTACGTGTaaaagtttcaaattttgcttgttttttttctttctttattttcattcgcacaacaagaaaatacataatgcGATAagcaatagataaaaacaggtgCAGGGGGAGGGAAGAAGCGTACATAGCTTATACATGGCCCTCCTCCTCTATACTAATCAAAATAAATCATAGTCGATAAATGAAGGCGTGGTTTCTTTCGGTAAAAGAAATCGGTATGTCCAGCttcaaattgaaatatcatggacGAATAGTCCGGTGACCCCGAATCGTCCTTCATATACGTCCTTGAGAATCAATATCTACGTTCCGACCGAGTAATGGCACATGGAAACAGAACTTTTTCCTGTGACCGGAATAATGGTAAACAATGATAAGTAAACGGCCCTGTCGTGTGGGTACGACGTAAGAAAAGCGAGGGACAATTTTAGCACAGCCGACACACCTGGCAAGTTCGGAGCGTTAAGCAGTATGAAGGTCCTTCTAGCAGCCACGATTCTCTTGGGTAAAGTAGATtttaatatctacatgtaattctaCTATTTGTAGTTATGCTTGTCATTCTTCCATCATCGTATATAACGTCCTTAATTCGTAAAGAATGGCTATGTAAAGTTTCAAAAAATCTAACTAAAACATATGAGGCGGTCTCGAATGAAGAGAACAAcatgtttgaatgaatgaatgaatgaatgaattgtttttaagaaaaaatgtaacataGCAGCTAATagctgaattgcgtacactGCACAATTGCCATATCACATTATCTTAAAAACATAAGGAAAATACTACCGActtcttgacatacattataaAAACATTCATGTTTGGGATAAaatgaatcataaaagttataattttgaactttttttagaaataaatttgATTTAAGAAATTAATTGTGACGAGCAAATACATCACAAGTGGGTGGACAACATTCGGAGATGTTCTGTTATAATTTCCAATTCatcctcttttttttcaaacagttgGACTGGGTTTTGAAGAAGTCACAGGGCAGTCAACCCGTAACGTGATCCAGTTCAGCTCCATGATCTCACACGTCACCGGGCGGAGCGCGTTCGACTATCTGGAGTACGGCTGCTACTGCGGCCTGGGCGGCTCTGGTACCCCTATAGACGAGATTGACAGGTACGTGAAGCACACATTAAGTTACCTTCGTTTGGAAACACGGCGGTTTCCCGGGTAtctatctgtttatttattatttatctatttttttccgatttaccacatttgtggaaggattgacataacaggtgactatcaccttttcaagatgtcaacccagaccagactgtaaggtttggaccatcgcacaccggggcatgcccctactctttttcgaaaggtgtggtgggttctttaacgtgcgcggggtgtggctctccacaaacactggacctccatttaacgtccgagggacgtccctaaccgaagctaggtactcatttacacctgagtgaagtgaggaaatttgtgttaagtgccttttccaagggctcaacgtccgggcgcatgtccagacatgtatGGGGGTAAgtcgggttcgaactcgggttcccttgtttgacgatCGAATGGTCTAGCCGTTTATTTTTAATTCGTCCCACGACACCACTAGGTATGCaatagaaacaaacagacaaacaaacaataaacagacaaaaagacaTACAAACTTCCTTATTCATTGAGGGATATTCGTTTATCCTGTTGTCAAATTGTAGCAGGTTTACAGTTTACTTTCATTTGCCAGATTTAGATgctctttttttaaatcatgggCGTTAGCTAACGAAACAACTAATTTCGTCTTTGACAAAAGTCTGTTTCCCTACTCACAGGTGCTGCCAAGTGCACGACTCGTGCTACGCAGCGGTGTATGGCGTCGGCCTGGCACACGTGACCACCTACTCCTGGACTAAAGTGGTGGGAGGATACGTCACTTGTGGTACGTCCTgctagacacacagacaaaggcagagagaaagagagagtcgTACCCATAGAGAAACAAACGCAAATACATAGAAATATACACATCAACGcgaacacatacaaacacgcatgtgcacacaaatgcacacacattAACACAAACTTGAAAACACAGAcggagagatagagagagaaacagaCACTGACGCAAAACGAAACATACAGagatacaagcaaacaaacacatactaTTTTACATTCAAGTAACTGTTACGTATACATACAAGACACTCAAAGACACGTATGAACATATGTTTGCACACATTCCCACACACACGTACATTGTAGTAGTTATACTAGCACACACACTTGTTAACCTTCGAGAAATATTTCAAGTAATTATCATGTCCGGTACCAAGTTAACAACAATGCTGTCATACCAATATCTGttcccttttctttttttcaacagaCAACGACTTTGGGTCGGTTCAACGAGACGCGTGTGAGTGTGACCGTGAGGCTTCCTATTGCTTCAGGAGGTACCCGTATCCAGGGAGGCAGCCTTGCTGAGGTACCGTATCCAGGGAGGCAGCCCTGCTGAGGTACCCGTATCCAGGGAGGCAGCCTTGCTGAGGTACCGTATCCAGGGAGGCAGCCCTGCTGAGGTACCCGTATCCAGGGAGGCAGCCTTGCTGAGGTACCGTATCCAGGGAGGCAGCCCTGCTGAGGTACCCGTATCCAGGGAGGCAGCCTTGCTGAGGTACCGTATCCAGGGAGGCAGCCCTGCTGAGGTACCCGTATCCAGGGAGGCAGCCCTGCTGAGGTACCCGTATCCAGGGAGGCAGCCTTGCTGAGGTACCGTATCCAGGGAGGCAGCCTTGCTGAGAAAATGCCTACGGAGGCTACGAGGGGGAGTCAAAAAGTAATGGAAGTGGGTTTATAACATAGTTATTTTTTCagatgaaatttggcacaaaagtAAGGTCACAGATTCACACGTTCTCTTTGGTTCCTCCGCAACAATATGTACTTCTAtcattataatgaaagctcatctgtgttggtagtaatcaaaATACagtgcttaactttcttccaacactaaggtattcacggatcgaattttcgacgaccactgtcgccttcttcaggatcaataatgctgtcgccttcttcaggatcattattgatcctgaagaaggcgacagtggtcgtcgaaaattcgatccgtgaataccttagtgtttgaagaaagtttagcattgtatttttATGTACTTCTATCGTTAATGTGGTCAACAAAAGTAATGACTATGTGGTTCCCTCCAAAATCCCGATTTTCCTacttggaatatttttttcccaaaagaaCCATATGCAAAACCACCTTACAAGTTGAGTgctgttttgaacatttttcatcGATTGAGTTGACATTTGTCACAAAGGTCAAGGCACATATCTTCTTCAGACTGAAATGTTCCCAATTTGTTTCTATGAGCGACTGAAGTGAGTTTAAAATTATCACACCCTTCTAAAAAAATGAGCTTGTCATAAAACCACTTGCACTACTTTTTGGACTCCCCTCGTATACGGATTATCTTCACGAAGACGTTTGCCAAATGTCGCTGCAGAAAAAAGTATAACTTCTCTACACAGGAAGTTCTCGCGAGCCTAGCGTATCATCTGAATGGGACACACATATAAATTGTCGCTATCATTTGATTGAGAATATAACAATAAATCAACTATTGCATCAATCGTCGTTGATAtgtctgttgttttttgtgtctttttgttGTCATGAGTAAAACATGTCGCAAGTGAATTCAAAGATAATAGAACCTGGTGATGGtcaaagaaatattttcaagtaATTTTTCAGATGTACGTTCGAACGTTGGAACGTTGCTCTCAAACAGTTTGTGTTTGCTTATAATGACGTATGATTCAAGGCCGATGGATACATAGGTCGAGAGAAAGTTGCTATAAATGGATTGCAAACAGAAATAAATTTCAAGCTGACGTCTATTTGATAGCCTAAACAAACGGAAGCCTGTTTTTATCCGTatctgaaataaaaacaaacaatggtacGTCGAAAGATCCTGTTGTGTGGACACGACATTGAAAAGCTAGGAGGACTGAAGCACAACCGGCACACAAGACAAGGTTAGCAGGATGAAGCTCGTCATTGTAGCAGCAGTTCTCCTGGGTAAGTTGGGTCCCTCCAAAACACTATGTATTTCTAGACTTCTGTACTTATAACTACTTATAACTACTGTTGATCAACAATGGTAATGACTATGTAAAAATTCAAGCAGTTCTCTCGAAAATCTCAATTTTTCTACCTGGTATCTTTTTTTCTCCAAAGCACCATATGTTTACGTGTCAGAATCAGAAATAACTTGGCGTGCTGTTTTGAGCCAAGTATGTTGCATCATTATACACAGCCTGTGATAGGACGTTGCGTTAGTGTAAAAAGGGGGAGGCGAGCAGCTTAGTGTATAATAAATAGACTTTGCTATTATCATGATTAGTTATCCAGGTACGTGTGCCTTTCCTTCATTCCTGGCTACTGTTTCTTGAGTAGTAGCCTTTTTACCACGGTACAAATTACGGGAACTCAAGTACAATTTAGGGAAAACACATTGACACTTACTTTTGGATACTTACAGCGTCATACTCAAAATAAGGCCATATTTACTACATTTTGATCACATTTAACATCATGCATTGATGAATCTACAAACTCAAAAAATCATATGTACAGTTGGACTGGGTTTTGAGGGGGCAGAGGGGAAGCCAACCCGGAGTGTTCTCCAGTTCGGGGCGATGATCTCACACGTCACCGGGCGGAACCCGTTCGACTTCCTGGAGTACGGCTGCTACTGCGGCCTGGGAGGGGGCGGGACGCCCGTGGACGACATAGACAGGTACGTTATTCAACGTAGACAATCAGAAATACCTTACCTATGCTGCCTTGCTATCATTTCATTCTGACTGACAGACAGAGTGCATGGCAGCATTGAGGATGTATGGAAACGGTGCATTGTGTATATTGATTAGaaatcacaaacacacaaaaccattaaaatatgtttgcagtttgctagcctccttcgcagattTCATggagcgccggcgtttatttgaACGCTgattgattttcaacatgggccggGTTACATGATCTTACATCTAAATGCCGAGGGAGTTACATTCCGTGCCCAAAAAACTATCTTCTTCAGACCCGTGTTAAAAATCGCGAATTGGCGCTCCCCTTAAAATGAACGCCAGCGCTtttagaagtctgcgaaggaggctatggcTTTATTTGTTAATGTGTTTATTTCTTCATATTTATTAAACGTCTCCATTTACGAAAATGGAAGGGGAGACAGAACAGGTGATCTCTTACCTCTACTAGTTGTCTCCCCCGTAACAAACAAGATTCAACATACAAGTCTGCGAGTAAAATGTTTCTCTCCATGTTTTCTGCGTCCTTGTCCCCAGATGCTGTCAGGTTCACGACTCCTGTTACACAGCGGTTGACTCCAGCGATGGCTTGGGCGCCGCGCACCTGGTCAACTACCACTTCACACAGGAGGCCGGCGGTTACGTCACTTGTGGTacgttttttttacacacatacatataactAAGAGGTATAAGAATGTACCTCTAGCTCTTGGTTCTAATTAGTTggcaactgggagaccccagttcaatcctgggacagaacatctcggttggagctgcgCCTGTCTTTTACCGATTTTAATGGcggtcccgtgttcgagaagATACTACTTCGAgaatgttaaaggggaagggctagcaactcctccctgtaaTAATAAATACCGTAACAGAAACAGAAAGGGAACTTGCATCAACATATAActtgcatgaatgaatgaagaagaaAGGGCCGACGGAAAGAGGGaaagaagaagtggtgtatAGATGACTTAGGATGCAGGAACGCAAAAGAATACCTTCATTTTAATTTGTATGGAAGTAAATTTGATATGGAGTGATGAAAGAAGGATAAAGTGACTGTGACGTAACGTCCATCATAACTATAACCATAAAAGGTAGAAAGTCAAAATGAAGACTGTGTCTAAAAGAAGGATGTAGGTTTGTTCCAAGATTTAGCAAGTCGCAGTCTCTTGCGCTTCGGCATACTAATGTGTCTCTATTTTCCTCCTCGCTGCAACCGCCAGACG
Coding sequences:
- the LOC136447575 gene encoding basic phospholipase A2 PA-12C-like isoform X2 produces the protein MKVLLAATILLVGLGFEEVTGQSTRNVIQFSSMISHVTGRSAFDYLEYGCYCGLGGSGTPIDEIDRCCQVHDSCYAAVYGVGLAHVTTYSWTKVVGGYVTCDNDFGSVQRDACECDREASYCFRRYPYPGRQPC
- the LOC136447575 gene encoding basic phospholipase A2 PA-12C-like isoform X1 → MKVLLAATILLVGLGFEEVTGQSTRNVIQFSSMISHVTGRSAFDYLEYGCYCGLGGSGTPIDEIDRCCQVHDSCYAAVYGVGLAHVTTYSWTKVVGGYVTCDNDFGSVQRDACECDREASYCFRRYPYPGRQPC
- the LOC136447574 gene encoding basic phospholipase A2 Cc2-PLA2-like translates to MKLVIVAAVLLVGLGFEGAEGKPTRSVLQFGAMISHVTGRNPFDFLEYGCYCGLGGGGTPVDDIDRCCQVHDSCYTAVDSSDGLGAAHLVNYHFTQEAGGYVTCDDRFGTVARDSCECDREAAYCFHLYPYPGRQPC